The Pyrus communis chromosome 5, drPyrComm1.1, whole genome shotgun sequence region attttttttaaagttaatttaaagaaatattagccttaattcattatttgataatctcgggctaaaattttaggccaaaagggttggagcagaacagttgtttctgggctaaaacctaaatcttctgggctaaatatttttaggttttaggttcccattggagatggtctaatggTTTTTGCTCTATGCGAATGGAAATGCTATATTTCATGTTGATTTATTTTGTCAATGAAATTTGATGAGGGATGGAAACAAAAAATGAACTTATTGCATTGTTCTTTCTTATAACATAAGGGGATCCAACCATTGACCTATTCTTGTTCTCATATGATAGCAATTTAATTCAGTTgtgtaataaattaataatgcaCCTCAAGTGCAACTTTTTATAGCaaaggtttaatttttttttaatttataaaatagatgtatttgttacataaattaaCATTATGTACAAGAAACGAATTTCAATATCATTACAAAAGCATAGTTCGAATAGGCTATAAACAAAAGAATAACACTGATAACACAACTAAAAAACACACAACACCTAATATAACCGTAGTCAAGCCCACGCActccaaaacaaccaaaaacctaaattaaataataaacctAAATCATGACTACCAAAATGAATCGTAGCCGTGCCGCCAGTGAAGCCACCGCATCTAACCAAGAAGAAAACGTGGAACAATTAGTGAACCTGATAAGGATTAGTCTCCAGCCATTCAACTGCACATGATAGATAGCTCTGCTATGAGTTCTCATTTGACTAGATGCCTATGAACATGAGCAAATAGCATCGATGTCCTTCAAATCGGGCTTTGATGGAAGAATTTGAACGAGGGATATTGAAATTTGAGCATAACTCAAATCAAGTCGCCGCAAGGGACTTGATATCTGTTAGgacaaagataaaaaataaaaaaaaaaatgaatggggAGGGGGAAGAAGGAGAACAAAGATTTGTTATTCCCCCTCCCCTATAGCGGCCGCAGGTTTGCTTTTGTCTAGCGTTTTATCTAGGTATTAATTGGGTTCGATATACATTGCATAATAAAGGTTAATTATACCTTGGAATATTCTATACTGAAAACTCGGTATGGTAGTGCATTTGACAATTAAGTGAAGTATTTAATGCAGAGCAGAAATAGCGTTGACTAAACCAAATAAGTATTTAAATAGAATTtcatttgaataataaaaaaaaaaaaaaaaaaaaaaaaaaaagaagagcatGCCATTGCTAGTGTTTTGTTtcatacaatgatatatttccATTACGGGTTGAGGGAAAAAATTAGGATTGAACTCGTCATTCACACGGTTCAAACCTaagaatccggatcctctttgtgagaatcctaGAAATTCggaaatcgtgtccgttcatcgtacgtCGTgagatcataaatcattttaaatatttttatttaaagttaaacacaaacaatatctaataaaaactgaccgcacgatatacgatgagcGAATCTccaggatcctcaccaaaaggattCGAAGAGGATCCTGTCGgcaaacctaagacttctcacttttAAGTGAAGAGTAATAACACTAAATCGTAGTATTAGGTAGCTACAATTATTGGTGTTTTATTTCAATTGTaaatacaaaaatgaaaacccataaCCAAATAAATTAAGCATAAAAAGCCTTGTCATGTGAAGCTATTTTATGTTTCCACgttcctttatttttattttatctccTTAAAGAGTTAGCGTTAGTGAGTTTAGTagttaggttttttattttttatttttttattttatttttttaaatttgttaggATAAAAAGAAATCAGTGAGAATCGAACTTGCATCAATGTGCATAAACCTGATTGCTTTATGACACTGTGATAAAACATTGTATgccttcatttttgttttatcatcacttatatatatgtaaacaCTTTTGCCAATTAGACATATACGAAGAATTAATACACAtgtatatgaaaataaaattataagcaCTTTATTAATGATTAAGTTTGTAACTGAGTTATAATTGTTACTAAGCAACAATTACAATATTGTCAATGATACACATTACACGCAAACAAAAAAGTTTTAGCAAACTTAATATTAGACAATTTAGAGACGAAAGTACACATTAACAAAAAAGGATGTTGATGCTTTCATAGGTTAAAATTCattgatattatatttttttagttcgtttagtaataaaataaaataacaattcaatataGATCATCTATATTATAGTCACTCGTATGTAGATCAAGACACACGTCATCGTAATGAGCCCACTAAGCTTCATGAAATCTCAACAATACTTTAAGATAAACAGCACACTAGAAACTCGGTTTAGTTGActaaaaagtcaaccgtcgatcaagaTCGAGGATAGGGTTCACAACCCTAGTAATCTAATCTGGAAGATCTAATAATTAGATTTGTGATCCGTAACTTCCTAAGAGTCTTGTTAcacttctagaacaacatactaaaatttcattatgatccaacgaTTGGATCACTCCACCAATCACAAATTCAAGTGGCAGTCAACGTTTGATTTTACAAACGAGtgaagatccgtacgtcggatTCTTGATCCATAAGTTCCtaaggtcctcaaatattatgtactattaattattaaatttttgtGTCAATTCAGTGGTCGGATTGTCAATTCATCTTATAATCAAGTGATGGCTAAGTAAGCGGTCAACTACGGAACTATATTAAAACATcggaatttcactaaacggaTGTCAAACATGGAATCAGGGCATCAAAATTAGCCTAGAAAGGTTAGGTGGGGTCTCGGCCCACGAGTCGCCATTGCGCGCTGCCGCATGCAACAGCTAGCCACCCGACTCTTCagaaaattcaacaattttaaaaaattaccaaattttaccaaaatgtAGATCTCAAAGAGTggagcaagttttatacctgtgaCTAAGACCAATTTGGTCGGTAAAAGCTCCAATTTCCCTTGAACCCGCCGGAAACCTTCGTCAAATCTACAACTCCATcgcccccaaacttgtttgggcttCGATCCATACCTCAAAGGGAGTTGGACAAGGGCGGTGGTTGCCGACGATACCTACAGAAACGGCGGAATTGCAGCCGTAAACCCATGGATAATGTCGAAGTGTTCTTCACCAAAGTAAAGCCAAATTCCTCCTAATTTTGGGGGGAAATGGAAGGGGAAATGATGCTGAATTATTTCCGGGTGATGGATGGCGGCGATTCACCGGAAAAATCGCCTAAAAAGGCGCCGAAAACAACTAAGCAGTCGGGTCGGGTCGAAGTGGAAGACCGGGTAAAAGGATCCGGTGTCCCCCCTCCCCTCCTTTCCTCTTTTCCCATTCGtcctttccctttctccccttccctccttGGCCTATTCGTTCCCACATCTCTCATTTCTCCTCATCTCATTTTTATCTCAGATGTCCATCTTTAtcatttcttatatttttcctttcatcttagccacacacgtggcacatCTCATTGCTCCAGAAAATCCAGAACCGTCTAGATTATGatcaaatgaccattttgcccCTATCTTGGTTCGTTTATATCTTTTTCGTTATAACTCTAAATTACATTCCGTTTACGCTCACGCGCTTGTATCGACGAGTACTATCCAAATAcataaagaaaaatggaaaaatacaTACACATCAAATATATCCTCGAAAATTCCGTTTAGTCCATTAAgggtgttttcattcttttactAAAAATTATGTGCCGCAAATATAAATGCGTCAAAATTATGGCGTGTTCACGAAACCAGAACTTAAAATCAGAATTGGATCCTTAAATCTCCCGGAATCGAATCCCTTAGATGGAGGTGATATTTGGATTCCGGGGAGAAGGCTCTTCCAGGATGCCAACTTTTATACCCAAACTACCCTTGTATCTTCTACCTGCCCCTTCATACCTATGACTCTCTTTGCCCAGTCTATTGACTCCCTTGCACGTTCACCACCTTAATCACGATTCTGGATGATTTTGTGCCATGATGGGCTTCGAAGACTGAGTTGGTGGAATGGGTTGTCGTTGGCGAAGAACGGATTTGAAACTCGTTCAGTGCCGCATCTGCCAATTGAACGACACTCTTAACACCTGGAATTGAAGTTGCAGTGTCGGTGGATCCACTGCTATAGTGTTGTGGGGTATATTGCAGTGGCTGTGTGGTTGGAGAGAGATGGAGGGAGATGGAGAAGTAgatggaaaaataaaagggggaagcTGAAGATAGTTCGTGTACGAGGGCGGTGTGGACTTTacgagaaagaagaaaaatggggGATTGGGAACGGAGCAAGGAGATATGATGGggtataatttaattaattagtatgaaaataatttatttatgtaagggtAATTTAGTAATCATACTAGTTTTAATTCTgattgaagtgaattagtaaacaacttatatggactCTACATCATTCCTACTCTGATTTCAGAcggttttaataaacaatttcaATATGAATCTAAATCTgaatctgattctgattccatctcatttcaattcttcaTCAATCTAATTCCCCTCAATatgattacggattagtaaacgcaCCCTTAATAGTAGAAAATAtgtaattttaaatagtgaaacctcttatgtttataaaattaaaataaataaaaaataaaaaataaaaaaaaaacacaaaagaaagaaaaaggtcaAGAAAATGATAAATCACGCCCCAAATAGACTGAGTTTATCACAGGACCAGATAGACTGAGTTTGTCACAGGAccagagggaggagagagagatggcgCTGAGAGCAGCCGTACTGCGGCACGTGCGAGTTCCGGTAACCCTAAACCCGGCCCTAACCCTAACTGGAGGCAAATGGGCCCCACCCTCTCTCCGATGGATGTCATCGCACGGTGACGATCATCTGACGAAAAGCGAGGTCACCGACAGAGTCCTCTCCGTTGTCAAGAGCTTCCCGAAAGTCGATCCTTCCACGGTCAGCCTTCTTTTCATCTCtactttctgttttttttcccGGGAAAATGTAAACATTATATCACAAATCCGAAATCCGAAAtcccaatttttgtttttatttcttcggttttctcggaaaccaaaaGGTTAATTAGAGCTATTGATTGCTAGATTACTTCGATTTCAATTTATTCTTTGGTACATTGTAGTTAGTGTTTTATCAGTCAGTTTATTATTTCAGCTCAATTTCCCCCATGAATTTTCGAAATAATTCAGGGTCGATTTGGGGTTCCAATTTACAGAATAATaccagaagaaaagaaaagaaaagagattttggatccattttttgtttgtttgtatgcTTAATCTTTCGCCCTTTTTGGGCATTTGAATTATCTTGATTTTTGTGGATCTCAGTGTCCAGGCATCAATACAATGTAGAAATGTTGGTGTAATTTTTCTCTTGAAttccttgttttctttgttttcatcaATCTTTAAATGGCAGTAGGCTAAGTAAGTATTACGTACCTCTAGCCGTGCcgtatcgtttttttttttggtgtgtgttTGATG contains the following coding sequences:
- the LOC137735053 gene encoding acyl carrier protein 1, mitochondrial-like, with amino-acid sequence MALRAAVLRHVRVPVTLNPALTLTGGKWAPPSLRWMSSHGDDHLTKSEVTDRVLSVVKSFPKVDPSTVTPDVHFQKDLGLDSLDNVEIVIALEEEFKLEIPDLEAVRIDSTNLAIEYVYNHPMTA